CAGTTCGTAAATGCAAATGCTGGAGACGCTAAACTTGGAGGGAATGATATACGTGTACTTGAAGGAGTTCTGAAAGGGGTCGAAGAAGCAGACGATTTGCTTCATCATCTGGTTGGTCttgtgcttctcctccacCGGGCAGGCCGTAATGAGCAATCCGGTATCAGCGTGGTAGGCAATTTTCTCCACAGTCCTATGGAAGGGGATTCTCTCCATAAAGGTTTTCTTCATCTCGTTGAGGTACGAAATGCACAGTTGATTTCCAtcgaagaaaataaaataggagttgttttggtttttttttttaaataaaaggaaattatGGAAGGGGTTCAAATAATTGAAATCGCTAAACATATCGACGAGATGTACATTTCTGATGGAGAGTTTGGAGATGGACAGTTTCTTCTTCAAAGTAgagtatataataataggGCTGTCACAACAGACGAAGAGGAAATTGCACCTCTTCGTCAGCTTGCTCATGTTTACATCAATTTGGTTCCTCTCCGAATGAACCTTCAGAAAAGCTTTAAACTTTACTGGGCTGTTGGTACAGGTAGagattttcctcctcttggtTAGCATAatctttttacttttcactACGTAACTTTTTAGGTACACTTTTTCGTCGAAGAGaatgttatttaaatttttaaaacagaCTGATGCATCTGATGAGATTTCTGCATCTACCTGTGCATCTACGTCACTGTATTTTCCTGAacccatttgtttttctcgGACGTAGACATCGCTGtactgtttttttattttcctttggAAGATGTCGCTGAggatttcctccttttccttcatcTGCTTGAGTTCCCGTCTGGTCAAATTCGCtttgttcttcattttttccagctGGTACTCCTCGTTGTTTATGTCCGTTTTGCGAGCCGCGCGGGGGCAGTCCGACTGGCCATCAGGGGAGCGGCAGTCCGACCGCTTATCAGTGGAAGGCTCCTCCTCTTTGCACactttcccccttcccagAATTGCGTCACTCAGGTCCGGTTtatccttcccccttttcgcttccctCCCCACTGAGGTGGGATCTCCCGTCGACCCCTCCTCCTTTGTCGCGTTCCTTTCCGGGTCATCCGCATCCATCTCGTCCACTGAGCTGGAAATCCTGGGGACTTTCAGCTTCGCCTCCCCGTGCGAGGATCTCCTCCTTCCATCGTGGGTAGCGCCGGGGGGGCACTGTTCGCTAACCATTTCGTGGTTCAGGTTGACGGCCCTCCCCAGTGTTGAAGTGGGTGCATGGCTGCCATCAGCATTAGAATCGGACGACGCGCTTGGGGGGTGGGGAGTCCTGCTCAACGGGGTGTGATTCTCCCCCGAGGagggcttcttcccccccgaggagagtttcttcccccctgagGATGGCTTCTTCTCCCATGAAgtgcgcttcttcccccccacgtggCTGCGCGCCTCGTCGCGAAAGATATACCTGCTGCTTCCACTACTTTCACCACCGCAGTAGCTACTCCCACAGTTTGCATTTTCCCTGGGGTTAAGGGTTTCCCTCCTCTGCCTCATTTTGTCGTCCAGCATTTCGAAGGTGCGGAAGTTCAAGACGTCCTCCTCGGACGATTCTTCAGATGACATGCcgtaaatttgaaaaaactgAAAGTAGTATTTGAGCTTCTTCCGGTGGAGGCTCACTTCTCTGCGATGGTTTCTACCATTTGGGCTCCTCCTGGCGGTTCTGTTCGTCAGCCTGGATGGCACGCCGGCGCAATTGAGGTAGTGGCTGCACTCGCTCAGCTGGTCCGAGTCCTCATCCGGTTGAGAGGTGCGTCCATCCCATTGAGAGGTACCTCCAGCGTTCTGgacgccgcttcccccctgcaaaATGTCCTCCATGCCGACAAACGTGTCCGACGCAGGCTCCGCGTGGTGAAACAAGCCAGCGTCGAGCAGAACTTCATCCTCCTGGTCCCCAACACAAAGACTATGCAAATCGGATAAACTGGTGAAAAGGTTCTTCTTACTGTTGAAGAACGGAAGCACATTCGCATGAGTTTCGGACATGTACTTGATTAGAGcccttttgtattttttttcctttttcttcttcttcatagTGTCTGTGATTTTAATTCTGTAGCTGTGTGggggctgcttctccctaTTCATGAGCTCGTCTCGATAAATGCACCGTAtgctttcttctttttttttgaggtaGGATTTGTGCAGGCTGAACAGGTTGCCGTGGGTGCGGCGCCTCCGTGGGGGGCGCTCAGTGCAGGCGAGTTGGTTCTTCGGTTCGCATTCCGTTTGGCATTCCGTTTGGCATTCCGTTTGGCATTCCGTTTGGCATTCCGTTTGGCATTCCGTTTGGCATTCCGTTTGGCATTCCGTTTGGAATTCCGTTTGGAATTCCGTTTTGCCTTCCttctttccttccctttttcctcccttctttccttcccctttggctTCCTTCTTGCCTCCCACCCGAGCTGCCTGCCCCCCCCGCCTATCCGCGCACAGCAGAAAGTACTCCACAACGCCGCTGCTGTACCCGACGAAGAGGTACACATTATCGTTGAGCTCCAGCACCTCTACGTCCGATATGAAGACGAAGTAGTCCAGCGCGGGGGTGTAGAGGTGCGCCTGGGCGAACACGCCCCCGCGGTTGGGCAAGTTGAGCGGAAAGTTGAGCGGCGCGTTGAGCGGTGCGTCGTTCATAGGGATGTGTTTCTCCTCATTTGTTTCCtctttcttctcctctttcttttgctcctctttcttctccgcttcttcctccccgcgGGCCGCGGCCCTAATCCGGTGGAGCGCCGCGTGGTCTATGTTGAGCAGGGCCACCTCCCGGCAGTCGAACACGCAGGCCATCAAACTTTTATACACCACGAGGGAGCTAATCGTCCCGCGCACCTCGTAGGTGTGCAAAATCTGCAGGCGCTTCTCCTCCACGGAGTACACCTCGATGCCCCTGTCACAATAAACATAGAGGTAGTCGCTGTAGAGGCAAAACCTGAAAATGTATTCCTTCGCCAATTGGTAAACCATTTTGAGAGACAAGCAGCAAAGGAGATTGATGTTCCGATTGGTCACTTGCACGACGTAGGGGAAGTTCTTCAACACGCTAAAGTGTATCGTGTTGCTGGTGAGGTCCACGTCTACGTCTTTATACTCGCAGAGGCATATTTCGTTGTGGCTGTTGGGGGGTCCTCCACTGGCAAAGGGGTAACAATTCGGGAAGAACTCATGTGTGCGGTTGGTCGGATCcccatcatcatcgtcattgTCGCCGTTGAAGGGGTGGTACTTCTTCCCATGTGGGTGTTCCCCGAAATTTGAGGTGGCCTCCCTGGACGCACCGCGTCTGCCCCTCTCAGCCCTTGCCCCCGGGGTCTCCCTACACACTCCCACCACCTTGGTGTGAAATCCATAAGACAGACATATGATGAAgatgtgaaaataaataaaattggcATAATTCAAAACGTCAATATCGTTTTCGTTTtggaaataatatttatttaaaaagcaCAAATTGATGTCCTTTATTTCTACactgtttttttcatttagaTAGGCGAATGCTTGGAAGTGTAGGGGCGGCTTCTTCcgtttttcctcctcatcaggGGGGGACATATGGCTTCGTAAAGAGTGCTTCTTCTTACTGTTGTTACTGTTGTGACCATTGAGAGGGGGGGCATTCTCATCCCTTCGGgatttttcctccccgtgGATGTTCCTCTTCTGTGAGggtccccccccggggaTGTACTCCACCCCAGAAGTCCCAGTAGGGGAACTCTTCCTCAGGTGGATGACATATTTGACGACGAACATGTTAGTGATTTTCCCCAAGCTTAGCTTCGAAATGATGTTCACCTTCATCCCATTCCTTATGATGGAAATACACCCCGTTCTTCCGTAACTGTTGCAAGTGATGATCTccttttcgccatttttatttttcacaacGCAGAAATCGAGGATGGGTCCCATGTTTTGTATAACTGCTAAAATTTcgatgaaaaattttttttttttttttttcctttcttgcATGCTTTGTGTGCAACTGCTGGGGTGCAGGGCGGGGTCCCCCTCTTCTGCGTTAAGGGCGCCGCTGTCCACGCTGTCCACGCTGTCCACGCTGTCCAGGCGCTCGCTTCGGTGTCGACGCGCGTTTTCGTCGTAGCAGTGGCTCGGTCGGCAGCTGCTCTTCGCCCCACTGACTACATTGGCACTGCTGCCCACATTGGCCACATTGGCCAGATTCACCTCGCTCGCTGCGCCCTCATCGATCGAACCATGGTCAGGCACCCCGCCCCCGACGTGCCCACCGCTCAGCAAACAATGGAAACCGCTGTGGCccgcgaggggggggggctccACGGGGTTGTAGTCTTCGTACTCACACACGGGGTAGTTGTGCATGCGCAGCAAATAGCTGTCGCTCACTTGGGAGCCCAGGAAGATGATGTCGGGGAAGAGGGACACAATCACGTTGGACCTGGAGCAGGTGCCTATGAACTGCAGGGTGATGGAGTTGATGTTGCTGCAGCTGGTGGTGCGCGCGCGGTTGTCCACGCCGCTGAAGATGCTGCTGACGATGCGACTGTTGATACCGATGCCGCTGCCGATGCCGCTGCCGATGCCGCTTCCGATGCCGCTTCCGATGCCGCTTCCCATGCCGCTGCCCGCATTGCTGCCACGATCGCTTTTCATCCTGAGCGAAGACGGGGTGGACTCATAAAGGCAAGTTAAAATGAACAGGTCCCCATAATCGTCggacaaaatgaatttatttctgCTCAGGTGCTCAATGCACCGAATGGTTCTTAGCTCGGAGCTGAGGAAGAAGTTCCTGTCCTTGTCATTTTCTAAATTAATATAGCTAATGAATTGGAAGCCCACCAACATGAGTTTATTTCTGGCGAAGCAGAGGAGCTTGTTTATGCTCGAGTCGACCACTACGGGTTTGTAGTACATCAGGTGGATgcacttttcattttcttcatctttaGGTCCGTTTACACATACGGCTTCGTTTCCGTGTGGGTAGGAAGCACCGCTGGTTTGTACCTGCCCGTGTTGACTGAGCCCATTTTTTACCCGTGGGTTAATGGAGGGGCTTATTTCACCCAAACTGCCGGTACGCTTCTCATCACTTAGAGAGTATAAACGGATCAGCCGTATGTACCTCTCGTAGGTGGTGGATTCCTTCTTCTTGGCGTCATACAGCACACATATTGTGGCacttattttgcttttctcttttttccttcccttttgaaggGATCCATGGGTGCTGTTCTGTCTTCTCGAGTCGTTATTACCCCAATGGGTGTCATCTGCAAAACTGTCTGCAAAAAAACTACCCATGAAGGTGTCCATTTGGGGATGCCCATCCTGAATCTgattttcacttttgcaaGTCCATTCATTGAGCTCTTTCTTCACCCCCATATTTGATGTTCCCCTTTCTTCGTTTTTGGAGAAAGTTCCCTTTACAGATTGGTCGTGATCCAGGGGCGCCGTCTTATCTGCGTACTGCCTCTTGATTCGTTCTACGGTGGTGTACTGGCCATCGACGGCACTGCTTCTGCTCTCCTGTTTAATGCTCCCCTCGGGGGCgttgcttctcccttccGTTTTAGTGCCAATTATTAGGTCTTCGTCGAAAGGATCACCTCTTCCTTTGGCGCTGCTTCGGAGGGGCTCTCCCTTTGCAGTGGCATTTGGCTCATCTGCCGGCTCGTCATGTGTGTCGACGCTGTGCTTGCCGGTGCTTAGCTGGGGGGCCTTCACTCggtcctcccccccgtcgCAGCCCCGTCCGCCGCCGACTGCTGCACCGCCGACCGCTGCGCCGCTCCTTCCCCCTGCTGcgctaccccccccctgtttgAACTTCAAAAAGATGATGTCGATGACCAGGCCCTCGTCCAGCCTCAACGTGTAGATGTGGCTCAAATTAAAGTAGTCATCATAGTCTATGTGAATATACTTGAGTATGCTTTTGTACCCGTAGAATAGGAGCGTCCGGTTCCGATCGTCCAACAGGAGAGTGATGTCTTCTTCTATATTCATGCCATTCATTTCGTGTAAATTAACCTGCGAGATGGTGACGAAGTCGTTCAGCTTCACATCAAAATGGAGCAGCAGCAAGTTGTATTTCCTCGTCAgtaaaaaaacgaacgattttatattttcccttATGCCTGAATCAGCTAGCTTTTCTGGGATGTATTCCCTCAGCTCTAGAATCTCAGCAAATACTGCATGCTTGCTGTAGTCACTTGTAAAGCCATCCTTATCCACTGAGCAGACGTTCAGGTAGTTGCTGCATGCGTAGAGCAAATATTTCTTCCTGTTTCCTTTTATGTTTGTGTAGATCGCCGTTCGGATGGACTGGCTCGGGATGATGTTGCTGTAGAAGTTGTATAGCCCCACGTTCTCGGGCCGCCTTTTCCCCGCCTCACTTGGATGCATTGTcacagaggggggggggcacttcACCGCACCGTCGAAGGGAGCGCGTGGGAAAGGAATCGACTAGGCAGTGAGAGGTGTGAGCAATGGATGAAGTGAGCAATGAGAGGTGTGAGCAATGAATGCAGTGAGCAGATAATCCAGTGAGCGATGCACCCCCCCAGTGCTGCAACCCCGTGCACCACGAATGCTGCCTTCTTCGCTTACGTCGTGACTCTACTGTTTGCTCTTATGCCACCTCTCCCCGGGGTGACGCGCACGTTACTAGGTCTACGTGTCCTCGTCACTGGCATCCGCGCACGTAGCGTTGAAGAGCCACTCACTGGAAAGGCAAATAAAAGTACTCCTGTGCGTCATGAGGGAGGGGacgcacaaatgggtaacacaaatgggtaacacaaatgggtagcacaaatgggtaaaacGAATGGATGCTGTTGGTGGAGCGCATTGATTGCGTTTGTACATGCAGTgatggggagaagaaaagggcacgtaaaaaagggggcaaagtGGGATTAATCCAGTCGATGAGAGACTAATCCGATCGATGAGAGACTAATCCGGTCGATGAGAAACTAATCGGGTCGACGATTCAGTGATCGGTACACGCACTACCCCCCCGGGAAAGGTAAAAACGTgggaagcgaaaaggagGGGCAGTGCGAAATTTCCCTTTGCGAAAAAATAGATTAATGCAAATGTAATGacgcttatttttttttttttttttttcctttccggGGGGAGATACACACAAGTATGCATGCTTACATCAAGCTGGTGTTTTTTAAGCGCAGGGCCAAGAATGCTGGTGCAAAATTGGCGAACTGGTTAACCGTTGGGGTGTGACTCCTTTCCCCGTTGGGGTGTGACTCCTTTCCCAGTTGGAGTGTAACCTCCTTTCCCAGATGGCGTGTAACTTCCTTTCCCGCTGGTGCTGTTCACCGTCACGCGGGGGCGAACTGGGGGCTCGATTTGTTGGGCAAGTCCGAGcactcagaaaaaaaaaaaaaaaaaggcacactgGGTAAACGTGCGGAAAAATGATAAGCCAGGGAAACGCAAAAGTGGAAGGCAAAggcgcaggaaaaaaaaggaaaaaaaaaggaaaaaataatgcaaaaaaaatgcaaaaaaatgcaaaataacGCAAAAGAAGGCAAAATAATGCAAACATGGTACGTTGGGCAGACGAACAAGGCAAGTGTAACACGCCGGTCGCGCAAATGGAAACCTAAAAAGGCACAATCCTGTTTACAGAATGGTTACGTTTCATGTGCAATTTAATTCTCTACCGCGTTCAGGTGATTCTTCATCTTGGTCGCGGGAAAAGGGAACCAAGGACGGCGTCGGTCGTGAAGGCATGATACATGCCCAGGGGGGGCACAACAGAGCGGGTGCACAAAGCAGGCACAAGTAGAATAGGCGTACACCAAGGGCCACACGTAGGAGCGTTCAAAATGGGCGCCAATCGGGGTACGCAAAATGACAGCAAATTGGGGTACCCCAAATGACCGCAAAATAGGGTAAGCAAAATGACAGCAAATTGGGGTACCCCAAATGACCGCAAAATAGAGTACGCAAAACGCAGCAACGTCCCCGCTTGGGAAACATTTTTTCGGCACTACCGTCGCATACTCCGTGTGATTTCCATCCATGAACGGGTCATCACCTCCGATTTTGTTCCTCTAAAATGCGTTGCATCCGCTTCTTAGTTAATGTGACACTCAcgagtgagaaaaaaaaaaaaaaaaaaaaagtcccaTTGTACGCTTAACCAATGTAGAGATATACTCCGTAgcttattttaacattttaccTGACTGACCTGTTAGTGACACTCCTATCGCTCACCCAAGAAGGCGTTCCCCCTTgcacggaaaaaaagaaaagaaaaaaaaaaaaaaaaacatgtccAATCTGCGGCAACTTCCCTGGTCATACATCAGCATTG
Above is a window of Plasmodium vivax chromosome 8, whole genome shotgun sequence DNA encoding:
- a CDS encoding hypothetical protein, conserved (encoded by transcript PVX_095345A): MHPSEAGKRRPENVGLYNFYSNIIPSQSIRTAIYTNIKGNRKKYLLYACSNYLNVCSVDKDGFTSDYSKHAVFAEILELREYIPEKLADSGIRENIKSFVFLLTRKYNLLLLHFDVKLNDFVTISQVNLHEMNGMNIEEDITLLLDDRNRTLLFYGYKSILKYIHIDYDDYFNLSHIYTLRLDEGLVIDIIFLKFKQGGGSAAGGRSGAAVGGAAVGGGRGCDGGEDRVKAPQLSTGKHSVDTHDEPADEPNATAKGEPLRSSAKGRGDPFDEDLIIGTKTEGRSNAPEGSIKQESRSSAVDGQYTTVERIKRQYADKTAPLDHDQSVKGTFSKNEERGTSNMGVKKELNEWTCKSENQIQDGHPQMDTFMGSFFADSFADDTHWGNNDSRRQNSTHGSLQKGRKKEKSKISATICVLYDAKKKESTTYERYIRLIRLYSLSDEKRTGSLGEISPSINPRVKNGLSQHGQVQTSGASYPHGNEAVCVNGPKDEENEKCIHLMYYKPVVVDSSINKLLCFARNKLMLVGFQFISYINLENDKDRNFFLSSELRTIRCIEHLSRNKFILSDDYGDLFILTCLYESTPSSLRMKSDRGSNAGSGMGSGIGSGIGSGIGSGIGSGIGINSRIVSSIFSGVDNRARTTSCSNINSITLQFIGTCSRSNVIVSLFPDIIFLGSQVSDSYLLRMHNYPVCEYEDYNPVEPPPLAGHSGFHCLLSGGHVGGGVPDHGSIDEGAASEVNLANVANVGSSANVVSGAKSSCRPSHCYDENARRHRSERLDSVDSVDSVDSGALNAEEGDPALHPSSCTQSMQERKKKKKKFFIEILAVIQNMGPILDFCVVKNKNGEKEIITCNSYGRTGCISIIRNGMKVNIISKLSLGKITNMFVVKYVIHLRKSSPTGTSGVEYIPGGGPSQKRNIHGEEKSRRDENAPPLNGHNSNNSKKKHSLRSHMSPPDEEEKRKKPPLHFQAFAYLNEKNSVEIKDINLCFLNKYYFQNENDIDVLNYANFIYFHIFIICLSYGFHTKVVGVCRETPGARAERGRRGASREATSNFGEHPHGKKYHPFNGDNDDDDGDPTNRTHEFFPNCYPFASGGPPNSHNEICLCEYKDVDVDLTSNTIHFSVLKNFPYVVQVTNRNINLLCCLSLKMVYQLAKEYIFRFCLYSDYLYVYCDRGIEVYSVEEKRLQILHTYEVRGTISSLVVYKSLMACVFDCREVALLNIDHAALHRIRAAARGEEEAEKKEEQKKEEKKEETNEEKHIPMNDAPLNAPLNFPLNLPNRGGVFAQAHLYTPALDYFVFISDVEVLELNDNVYLFVGYSSGVVEYFLLCADRRGGQAARVGGKKEAKGEGKKGGKREGKKEGKTEFQTEFQTECQTECQTECQTECQTECQTECQTECQTECEPKNQLACTERPPRRRRTHGNLFSLHKSYLKKKEESIRCIYRDELMNREKQPPHSYRIKITDTMKKKKKEKKYKRALIKYMSETHANVLPFFNSKKNLFTSLSDLHSLCVGDQEDEVLLDAGLFHHAEPASDTFVGMEDILQGGSGVQNAGGTSQWDGRTSQPDEDSDQLSECSHYLNCAGVPSRLTNRTARRSPNGRNHRREVSLHRKKLKYYFQFFQIYGMSSEESSEEDVLNFRTFEMLDDKMRQRRETLNPRENANCGSSYCGGESSGSSRYIFRDEARSHVGGKKRTSWEKKPSSGGKKLSSGGKKPSSGENHTPLSRTPHPPSASSDSNADGSHAPTSTLGRAVNLNHEMVSEQCPPGATHDGRRRSSHGEAKLKVPRISSSVDEMDADDPERNATKEEGSTGDPTSVGREAKRGKDKPDLSDAILGRGKVCKEEEPSTDKRSDCRSPDGQSDCPRAARKTDINNEEYQLEKMKNKANLTRRELKQMKEKEEILSDIFQRKIKKQYSDVYVREKQMGSGKYSDVDAQVDAEISSDASVCFKNLNNILFDEKVYLKSYVVKSKKIMLTKRRKISTCTNSPVKFKAFLKVHSERNQIDVNMSKLTKRCNFLFVCCDSPIIIYSTLKKKLSISKLSIRNVHLVDMFSDFNYLNPFHNFLLFKKKNQNNSYFIFFDGNQLCISYLNEMKKTFMERIPFHRTVEKIAYHADTGLLITACPVEEKHKTNQMMKQIVCFFDPFQNSFKYTYIIPSKFSVSSICIYELAPSSGGASMGEMEQTSQMGQMEQTNQTNELKPSHPEERTDAPPVRTLICVGTANNNERITEPSSGHIYVFVAKKQTNQFEIKHVYTYNVSCGGITHLKQFRDKIVAAVNNTVVILDIGNFLANLGAYIYNSSKAIKIESNDAFLEVASFTPSSWIMSLDVVENYIVVGDIMTSVTLLSYDFENAILNEVCRDYANIWCTSVSALSENHFLVSDMESNFLVLQKSNIKFNDEESFKLSLVSQFNHGSVVNKMFSTSLRNLVDDEERRNEILQKEQSILCASSEGSISALIPFSNFLQFKRALCIEIAINDNISSLGNLSHSSYREYKVSLASKNCKGVVDGELFKMFFYLPFERQLKTYIYAKWIAKKLNCKLGSFEHFMLDIENLCGLL